One window of the Candidatus Eisenbacteria bacterium genome contains the following:
- a CDS encoding 2-oxo acid dehydrogenase subunit E2 produces the protein MAFDVKLPDIGEGVAEGEIVRWFVKAGDAVREDQPLVEVMTDKATVEIPSPRNGVIAAVHVAEGKVVPVGTVIVSIEVGAIAGATPADETGATFAGTHHETPSGRGAPAATAESYSGRTPNYGSLAPSGQVHSTPAVRTLARQLGVALAGLRGSGPNGRIVAEDVKSASGPASAAQPGAVAERPRAASDGPLAAAAGDERLPIRGMRRRIAEHMKHSLERAAQFTFVAECDMSAIVAHRSATLAHAGQQGVTLTFLAYLVKALDEPIRKFPLLNASVDESSQEIVVRKSLHVGMATATEQGLMVPVIRDVDRRTLLQVAGEIQRLARGARDGVLKLEEMQGGTLTVTSTGARGGLLATPILHHPQVAILGMHEVKKKPVVVEDAIVIREMTNLSLSLDHRVVDGALGADFLYALIARLEKPASWLTPEVIG, from the coding sequence ATGGCCTTCGACGTGAAGCTGCCCGATATCGGCGAAGGCGTCGCCGAAGGCGAGATCGTGCGCTGGTTCGTGAAGGCCGGCGACGCGGTGCGCGAGGACCAGCCGCTGGTCGAAGTGATGACCGACAAGGCGACCGTCGAGATCCCCTCGCCCCGCAACGGCGTGATCGCCGCGGTGCACGTCGCCGAGGGCAAGGTCGTGCCGGTCGGCACCGTGATCGTGAGCATCGAGGTGGGCGCCATCGCGGGCGCGACTCCGGCCGACGAGACGGGCGCGACCTTCGCAGGGACGCACCACGAAACCCCGTCGGGCCGCGGCGCGCCTGCCGCGACGGCCGAGAGCTACAGCGGCCGCACCCCGAACTACGGCTCGCTCGCCCCGAGCGGCCAGGTGCACTCGACTCCCGCGGTCCGAACCCTCGCCAGGCAGCTCGGCGTGGCACTCGCAGGCCTGCGCGGCAGCGGCCCGAACGGTCGCATCGTCGCGGAGGATGTGAAGAGCGCGAGCGGTCCGGCGAGCGCGGCGCAACCCGGCGCGGTCGCCGAGCGGCCGCGTGCCGCGAGCGATGGCCCGCTGGCCGCAGCAGCCGGCGATGAGCGCCTGCCGATTCGCGGGATGAGACGTCGAATCGCCGAGCACATGAAGCATTCGCTCGAGCGCGCGGCGCAATTCACTTTCGTCGCCGAGTGCGACATGTCGGCGATCGTCGCGCACCGCAGCGCGACCCTCGCCCATGCGGGTCAGCAGGGCGTGACGCTCACCTTCCTCGCCTATCTCGTGAAGGCGCTCGACGAACCGATCCGGAAGTTCCCGCTGCTCAATGCCAGCGTGGACGAATCGAGCCAGGAGATCGTGGTGCGCAAGTCGCTCCACGTCGGCATGGCGACCGCGACCGAGCAGGGCCTGATGGTGCCGGTGATCCGCGATGTCGACCGGCGCACCCTCCTGCAGGTCGCGGGCGAGATCCAGCGCCTCGCCCGCGGGGCGCGCGACGGCGTGCTCAAGCTCGAGGAAATGCAGGGCGGGACCCTGACCGTGACCAGCACCGGCGCGCGCGGCGGACTGCTCGCCACGCCCATCCTGCATCATCCGCAGGTGGCGATCCTCGGCATGCACGAGGTCAAGAAGAAGCCGGTGGTGGTGGAGGACGCGATCGTGATCCGCGAGATGACGAACCTGTCGCTGTCGCTCGATCACCGCGTGGTGGATGGCGCGCTCGGCGCGGACTTCCTCTACGCGCTGATCGCACGACTCGAGAAGCCCGCAAGCTGGCTGACCCCCGAGGTGATCGGATGA
- a CDS encoding thiamine pyrophosphate-dependent dehydrogenase E1 component subunit alpha gives MQQVLDPEGRLVGEAPEVPNADLLALHRHMLKLRVLDQRMLSLQRQGRIGFYGTAGGQEAAIVGSAYAWRATDWIFPALRELGVSMWRGTSMKEVVCQLIGNSGDVLIGRQMPMHFSDRRVRSVAWSSVIGTQLPHAVGAAWAAKLRREDTVMIGYLGDGATSGGDFHAAANFAGVYKLPVVFFCQNNQWAISVPVSQQTASESIAIKAVAYGFPGVRVDGNDILAVITASREAADRARRGEGPTLIEAVTFRMGGHSSSDDPSRYRGAHLVPEWEKKDPVTRLRAWLRGASLLKDGDEERWTEEINDEISVAVTEAEALPPPAIETLFRDVYSQVPRHIEEQMRYAIAMGEGTRFDGAFPL, from the coding sequence ATGCAGCAGGTACTCGACCCCGAAGGTCGACTGGTCGGCGAGGCGCCCGAGGTTCCGAACGCCGATCTGCTCGCGCTCCATCGGCACATGCTCAAGCTGCGGGTGCTGGATCAGCGCATGCTCTCGCTTCAGCGCCAGGGCCGCATCGGCTTCTACGGCACCGCGGGAGGCCAGGAGGCGGCGATCGTCGGCTCGGCCTACGCATGGCGCGCGACCGACTGGATCTTCCCGGCGCTCCGTGAACTCGGCGTCTCGATGTGGCGCGGCACCAGCATGAAGGAAGTGGTGTGCCAGCTGATCGGCAACAGTGGCGACGTGCTGATCGGGCGTCAGATGCCGATGCACTTCAGCGATCGCAGGGTGCGCAGCGTGGCCTGGTCGTCGGTGATCGGCACGCAGCTTCCCCACGCGGTCGGTGCGGCGTGGGCCGCCAAGCTGCGGCGCGAGGACACCGTGATGATCGGCTACCTCGGTGACGGCGCGACCTCCGGCGGCGACTTCCATGCCGCGGCGAACTTCGCCGGCGTCTACAAACTGCCGGTCGTGTTCTTCTGCCAGAACAACCAGTGGGCGATCTCGGTCCCGGTCTCCCAGCAGACCGCCTCCGAGAGCATCGCCATCAAGGCGGTCGCTTACGGGTTCCCGGGCGTGCGCGTGGACGGCAACGACATCCTCGCCGTCATCACGGCTTCCCGTGAGGCCGCCGATCGAGCGCGCCGCGGCGAAGGCCCCACGCTCATCGAAGCCGTGACCTTTCGCATGGGCGGCCACTCCTCGAGCGACGATCCCTCGCGCTACCGCGGGGCGCACCTCGTGCCCGAGTGGGAGAAGAAGGACCCGGTCACGCGCCTGCGCGCCTGGCTGCGCGGGGCAAGCTTGTTGAAGGACGGCGACGAGGAGCGCTGGACCGAAGAGATCAATGACGAGATTTCGGTCGCGGTGACCGAAGCGGAGGCGCTGCCGCCACCCGCGATCGAGACGCTTTTCCGCGATGTCTACTCCCAGGTGCCGCGCCACATCGAAGAGCAGATGCGCTACGCGATCGCGATGGGCGAAGGCACCAGGTTCGACGGCGCGTTCCCGCTCTAG
- a CDS encoding glycosyltransferase family 9 protein gives MSFRTVAAAGAGPLLTTLLRASRPDEAAVRAFADPERVKRVLVIKLHDQLGDFLVATPAVRALRRRYPNARLVLLTREFLRPLAERNRDLDQVVSLPRIEDAASLARFVQAVRVTATFRPELTFVMNSVSRSKSADGFAALSRAGCVVGRSRVGDGPVPDAEPLPVLRDPVYDLDVPVARGSTHQTARLLDLVRWCGADAGPDLVLELDPSERLVARTRFEELWRACAPVDASPGPAGARVRWIGIHPGAANPLKCWPLDRFVQLGAALVGDAPAAGLERPHEARRLIVFDAPRERGRAAAVHVGLLARGVRVAFAPAGSIGDFAAACSALDLLICNDSGVAHIASALRVPSVSFHALGDPAEWGPQHDRAVTFYAPRAIEALELEPAISAAERLLASG, from the coding sequence ATGAGCTTTCGCACGGTCGCCGCCGCCGGAGCGGGCCCGCTGCTCACCACGCTGTTGCGTGCTTCGCGTCCCGACGAGGCTGCCGTTCGCGCGTTCGCCGATCCGGAACGCGTGAAGCGCGTGCTGGTAATCAAGCTGCACGATCAGCTCGGCGACTTCCTGGTCGCGACCCCGGCCGTGCGCGCGCTGCGCCGCCGCTATCCGAACGCGCGATTGGTGTTGCTCACGCGCGAGTTCCTGCGCCCGCTCGCCGAGCGCAATCGCGATCTCGATCAGGTCGTGAGCCTGCCGCGCATCGAAGACGCGGCTTCGCTCGCTCGTTTCGTGCAGGCCGTTCGAGTGACCGCCACGTTCCGTCCCGAGCTGACGTTCGTGATGAACAGCGTGTCGCGTTCGAAGAGCGCCGACGGATTCGCCGCGCTCTCGCGTGCGGGATGCGTGGTGGGGCGGAGTCGGGTCGGTGATGGGCCGGTGCCCGACGCGGAGCCGCTCCCCGTGCTGCGAGATCCGGTCTACGACCTCGATGTTCCGGTCGCCCGCGGCTCGACCCACCAGACCGCGCGGCTGCTCGATCTGGTGCGCTGGTGCGGCGCCGATGCGGGGCCCGATCTGGTGCTCGAACTGGATCCGAGCGAACGACTCGTGGCGCGCACCCGTTTCGAGGAACTGTGGCGCGCTTGCGCGCCGGTCGACGCTTCCCCGGGCCCGGCGGGTGCTCGGGTACGCTGGATCGGTATCCATCCGGGGGCCGCGAACCCGCTCAAGTGCTGGCCGCTCGACCGCTTCGTCCAACTTGGTGCGGCACTGGTGGGAGACGCACCCGCCGCAGGGCTCGAGCGGCCGCACGAAGCTCGACGCCTGATCGTGTTCGACGCGCCGCGCGAGCGCGGCCGCGCGGCGGCGGTACACGTTGGATTGCTGGCGCGCGGTGTTCGTGTGGCGTTCGCGCCGGCGGGTTCGATCGGCGACTTCGCGGCCGCGTGCTCGGCGCTCGATCTGCTGATCTGCAACGACTCAGGAGTCGCGCACATTGCTTCTGCGCTGCGGGTGCCGAGCGTCTCGTTTCACGCGCTCGGAGATCCCGCCGAGTGGGGACCGCAGCACGATCGTGCGGTGACGTTCTACGCGCCGCGCGCCATCGAGGCCCTGGAGCTCGAGCCGGCGATCAGCGCGGCGGAACGTCTGCTGGCGAGCGGGTGA
- a CDS encoding PorV/PorQ family protein yields the protein MNRILKLAAGAAIVMALVAAGFAHADINQAGTTAANFLSVGSGARVLGMGGATLGLTDDISSGAWNPAAVAWAQRGELVLSHAGLDDGSAQEWLGYGGRFGNSRTSWMVSGLYQGLGGIEGRDASNNPTGTLNASSMAFGAHVAHRVNESFGVGFAAKGVSEQLAGSSGLGMTFDAGATYRTGNLGFALAGQNMGGQMRYSGVPYPFPWNVGAGVAYTLPQSGVRLALDANFPKAYYNDVRLGAEWRWREMLALRAGYRHEMSDLGNDPLSGPSFGLGAGHNGYWLDYGYLIPSDGEAQHRVGFHFTPGNFGGGGDGYGSIESMEPQRRPAKATPAPKPVAAKPVKAAKSLKPVEAPKAEVAKAEPKPTQSKQADESMSVTPAVRPSESKIAPVPVGATETKAAPAPPEPEKVEAPKIESKPAPPAQEAAPQKRPDKVTVKDGDTLYSIAKRYGLSVPEVMMENNLVNESVKPGQVLRIPKKR from the coding sequence ATGAACCGGATCCTCAAGCTCGCGGCCGGGGCTGCCATCGTGATGGCGCTGGTCGCGGCGGGCTTCGCCCACGCCGACATCAATCAGGCCGGCACCACCGCGGCCAACTTTCTTTCGGTCGGCAGCGGCGCGCGCGTGCTGGGCATGGGCGGCGCGACGCTCGGTCTGACCGACGACATCTCGAGCGGCGCGTGGAATCCCGCCGCGGTCGCCTGGGCGCAGCGCGGCGAGCTCGTGCTGTCACACGCGGGCCTCGACGACGGCAGCGCTCAGGAGTGGCTCGGCTACGGCGGCCGCTTCGGCAACTCGCGTACGTCTTGGATGGTGTCGGGCCTTTACCAGGGTCTCGGCGGCATCGAAGGTCGCGACGCTTCGAACAACCCGACCGGCACTCTGAACGCCTCCAGCATGGCGTTCGGCGCTCACGTCGCGCATCGCGTGAACGAATCATTCGGCGTCGGCTTCGCGGCCAAGGGCGTCAGCGAGCAACTCGCGGGCTCGTCGGGACTCGGCATGACGTTCGATGCCGGCGCGACCTACCGCACCGGCAACCTCGGCTTCGCGCTCGCAGGCCAGAACATGGGCGGCCAGATGCGCTACTCCGGCGTGCCCTATCCGTTCCCGTGGAACGTCGGCGCCGGTGTCGCCTACACGCTTCCACAGTCGGGCGTGCGACTGGCGCTCGACGCGAACTTCCCGAAGGCCTACTACAACGACGTGCGCCTGGGCGCCGAGTGGCGGTGGCGCGAGATGCTCGCGTTGCGCGCCGGCTATCGTCACGAAATGAGTGACCTCGGCAACGATCCGCTGTCGGGCCCGAGCTTCGGCCTGGGTGCGGGGCACAACGGCTACTGGCTCGACTACGGCTACCTGATTCCGAGCGACGGCGAAGCGCAGCATCGGGTCGGCTTCCACTTCACGCCCGGCAACTTTGGCGGCGGGGGAGACGGCTACGGCAGCATCGAGTCGATGGAACCCCAGCGCCGGCCGGCCAAGGCGACGCCCGCTCCGAAGCCGGTCGCGGCGAAGCCGGTGAAGGCTGCCAAGTCGCTCAAGCCGGTCGAGGCGCCGAAGGCTGAAGTTGCGAAGGCCGAGCCGAAGCCCACGCAGAGCAAGCAGGCGGACGAATCGATGAGCGTCACTCCGGCAGTGCGTCCTTCGGAATCGAAGATCGCGCCGGTTCCGGTCGGCGCAACCGAGACCAAGGCGGCTCCGGCTCCGCCCGAGCCCGAGAAGGTCGAGGCGCCGAAGATCGAGTCCAAGCCCGCGCCTCCGGCGCAGGAAGCGGCCCCGCAGAAGCGTCCGGACAAGGTGACCGTCAAGGATGGCGACACGCTCTACTCGATCGCCAAGCGCTACGGGCTCTCGGTTCCGGAAGTGATGATGGAGAACAACCTGGTCAACGAGTCCGTCAAGCCTGGCCAGGTGCTGCGGATCCCGAAGAAGCGCTGA
- a CDS encoding PilT/PilU family type 4a pilus ATPase: MTPFVLERDAILRGAVGLGASDLILTAGHPPMVTISGALRPMPGAPVLTPADSRSLSESFLTPALHEKFTRDLELDTRYELPGVANFRVNLYVQRGAWGCAVRIVPLTIPLPGELGIAPHVLSRVLALTRGLVLVTGPTGAGKSTTIASILEQINQTGPARHIVTVEDPIEFMFRSKTAVFDQREVGVDTRSYARGLKGALRQLPHIIFVGEMRDLTSMAIALTAAETGNLVISTMATQSASQTVTRIIDSFPPHQQSQVRAQLSLTLRAVISQVLLPRADGKGRVAAREIMFVNQAIQNLIREDKGHQIPNVIATSLREDMVPLDESITELVERGTIAFETAYPFFEDPEKRALLQKRYYRIAAVPETGARPR, translated from the coding sequence ATGACCCCATTCGTCCTCGAACGTGACGCCATCTTGCGTGGCGCCGTGGGGTTGGGTGCTTCCGACCTGATTCTCACGGCCGGCCACCCTCCTATGGTGACGATCTCGGGTGCGTTGCGCCCGATGCCGGGCGCGCCGGTGCTGACGCCCGCGGACTCACGTTCGCTATCCGAAAGTTTTTTGACACCCGCGCTCCACGAGAAGTTCACGCGCGACCTGGAGCTCGATACCCGGTACGAGTTACCTGGTGTGGCAAATTTTCGCGTCAACCTCTACGTCCAGAGAGGCGCGTGGGGCTGCGCGGTGCGCATCGTGCCGCTCACCATTCCTCTGCCGGGTGAGCTCGGAATCGCGCCGCACGTCCTGAGCCGGGTGCTTGCGCTCACTCGCGGGCTGGTGCTCGTCACCGGCCCCACCGGTGCCGGCAAGTCGACGACGATCGCGTCGATCCTGGAGCAGATCAATCAGACCGGACCGGCACGCCACATCGTGACGGTCGAGGATCCAATCGAGTTCATGTTCCGGTCGAAGACCGCGGTGTTCGATCAGCGCGAAGTCGGCGTCGACACCCGCAGCTATGCACGTGGATTGAAGGGCGCCCTGCGCCAGCTTCCACACATCATCTTCGTCGGCGAGATGCGCGATCTGACCAGCATGGCGATCGCGCTCACCGCCGCCGAGACCGGCAACCTGGTGATCTCGACCATGGCGACCCAGTCCGCATCTCAGACCGTGACGCGCATCATCGATTCGTTCCCGCCGCATCAGCAGTCGCAGGTGCGCGCGCAGCTGTCGCTCACGCTGCGCGCGGTGATCTCTCAGGTGCTGCTGCCGCGCGCCGACGGCAAGGGTCGCGTGGCCGCGCGCGAGATCATGTTCGTGAATCAGGCGATCCAGAATCTGATCCGCGAGGACAAGGGGCATCAGATCCCGAACGTGATCGCGACCAGCCTGCGCGAGGACATGGTGCCGCTCGACGAGTCGATCACCGAGCTGGTCGAGCGCGGCACCATCGCGTTCGAGACCGCCTATCCGTTCTTCGAGGATCCCGAGAAACGCGCGTTGCTTCAGAAGCGCTACTACCGAATCGCAGCGGTGCCCGAAACCGGCGCGCGGCCGCGCTAG
- the tadA gene encoding Flp pilus assembly complex ATPase component TadA, whose product MPLSFRLSTRRFGELVIEGGKVSPDQLEQAMRSKTDPRERLGQTLVRLGFMDESDVVKLLAEQFSLPVATPEKLSKADPAAVRLIPEHLARQSGVLALQRDGDTLEVAVSDPLDVVSLDHLRALTGCQLKVQLGRPSEVREAVEEFYSEIRASEKYGEIIDKLDLTPGGDGDDDVDLALLRQQVEDAPVVRLVNLMLAEAIANRASDIHVEPTRERIIVRNRIDGVLHEEMRPPKHLQMAIVSRIKVLADLDIATRLVPQDGRLTVHMPDREVDIRVSTLPTSHGEKVVMRLFDKTAFNRTVANLGLEGVGYEQFQRAIRQPWGMVLISGPTGSGKTTTLYAALNEIKSVHRNLVTVEDPIEYHMDSINQVHANAKVGMTFARALRSILRQDPDVIMVGEIRDSETADIAVKSALTGHMVFSTVHANDTAATVTRLIDMGVPRYLVGSAVSLVIAQRLVRRVCERCREPFIAEPEAIASLAEDGALLAGRTLYRGRGCLVCKQTGYHGRTAVFEVLEMSRALRRMVLDGANEDQLKQRAIADGVATLRKSGIRKILDGQTTIEEIRTATLADSI is encoded by the coding sequence ATGCCCCTGTCCTTCCGACTGTCCACGCGGCGCTTCGGCGAGCTCGTGATCGAGGGTGGCAAGGTCTCGCCCGATCAGCTCGAGCAGGCCATGCGCTCGAAGACCGATCCGCGGGAGCGCCTCGGGCAGACGCTGGTGCGCCTCGGCTTCATGGACGAGAGCGACGTGGTGAAGTTGCTGGCCGAGCAGTTCTCGCTGCCGGTCGCGACCCCCGAGAAGCTCTCGAAGGCCGATCCCGCCGCGGTGCGCCTGATCCCGGAACACCTCGCGCGGCAGTCGGGCGTGCTGGCGCTGCAGCGCGACGGCGACACGCTCGAGGTCGCGGTGAGCGACCCGCTCGACGTGGTGTCGCTCGATCATCTGCGAGCACTCACGGGCTGCCAGCTCAAGGTGCAGCTCGGCCGCCCGAGCGAGGTGCGCGAGGCGGTCGAAGAGTTCTACTCGGAGATCCGCGCCAGCGAGAAGTACGGCGAGATCATCGACAAGCTCGACCTGACCCCGGGCGGCGATGGCGACGACGATGTGGACCTGGCGCTGCTGCGCCAGCAGGTCGAGGACGCCCCGGTCGTGCGGCTCGTCAACCTGATGCTGGCGGAAGCGATCGCCAACCGCGCGAGCGACATCCACGTTGAGCCGACGCGCGAACGCATCATCGTGCGCAATCGCATCGACGGCGTGCTGCACGAGGAGATGCGGCCGCCCAAGCACCTGCAGATGGCGATCGTCTCGCGCATCAAGGTGCTGGCCGATCTCGACATCGCGACCCGGCTGGTGCCGCAGGACGGGCGACTCACGGTCCACATGCCCGATCGCGAAGTCGACATCCGAGTCTCGACTCTTCCGACCTCTCACGGCGAAAAGGTCGTGATGCGCCTGTTCGACAAGACCGCCTTCAACCGAACGGTCGCAAACCTGGGGCTCGAGGGTGTCGGGTACGAGCAGTTTCAGCGCGCGATTCGTCAGCCGTGGGGAATGGTCCTGATCTCGGGTCCGACCGGCAGCGGTAAGACGACGACGCTCTATGCGGCGCTCAACGAGATCAAGAGCGTGCATCGCAACCTGGTCACCGTCGAGGATCCGATCGAGTACCACATGGACTCGATCAATCAGGTGCACGCGAACGCCAAGGTCGGAATGACCTTCGCCAGAGCGCTTCGATCGATCCTGCGCCAGGATCCCGACGTCATCATGGTCGGCGAGATTCGTGACTCGGAGACCGCCGACATCGCGGTCAAGAGCGCGCTGACCGGCCACATGGTGTTCTCGACCGTGCACGCGAACGACACCGCCGCAACCGTCACGCGACTCATCGACATGGGCGTCCCCCGCTACCTGGTCGGCTCGGCGGTCTCGCTGGTGATCGCGCAGCGCCTGGTGCGCCGCGTGTGCGAACGGTGTCGCGAGCCGTTCATCGCCGAACCCGAGGCGATCGCCTCGCTCGCAGAGGACGGCGCGCTGCTGGCGGGCCGAACGCTCTACCGCGGGCGCGGCTGCCTGGTGTGCAAGCAGACCGGCTATCATGGCCGCACGGCCGTGTTCGAAGTACTCGAAATGTCGCGCGCGCTGCGGCGCATGGTGCTCGACGGCGCGAACGAAGATCAGCTGAAGCAGCGTGCGATCGCCGATGGCGTCGCGACGCTGCGAAAGAGCGGCATCCGCAAGATCCTCGACGGTCAGACGACCATCGAGGAGATCCGGACCGCCACGCTCGCGGACTCCATTTAA
- a CDS encoding type II secretion system F family protein gives MPSYFYRARDASGKAHEGIEVAASEEEVLRILEHSKLIPIYVESRAPGGVLAVRGQLAREWADVAQRMRTSVKPVAVALFARQLSTMISAGLPLVRSLRSISRDHEDKRLGRILERVSDDVQKGDSLSTALGKHPGAFDEVFVSLVNTGEVSGTLDTIMDQTASYLERAETLRLKVQAALRYPMFVLGIAVAMLFLMIIWVIPKFSVIYSQFRVPLPIPTQLVLGMSQLAVRNLPILLLLLLLGWVTVWYNLRKEMGRLWWDRIKFSMPVFGPLIRLYAITKFARTLSILTGSGTQILYSLKVIRPVPGNKVLERGIDQVRSRVEEGDALAKAMADTGVFPEMLVQMTATGEETGQLDNMLSRTADFYEQRVTTQVDGLSSLIEPIAIVVLGGMVGLMLLALYLPIFNLGQAMRSGLLQH, from the coding sequence ATGCCGAGCTACTTCTACCGGGCGCGAGACGCCAGCGGGAAAGCCCACGAAGGCATCGAGGTCGCCGCCTCTGAAGAAGAGGTGCTGCGAATCCTCGAGCACTCGAAGCTGATTCCCATCTACGTCGAGAGTCGTGCTCCCGGTGGTGTCCTGGCCGTGCGCGGCCAGCTCGCGCGCGAGTGGGCCGACGTGGCGCAGCGCATGCGCACCTCGGTCAAACCGGTTGCGGTGGCCCTGTTCGCGCGGCAGCTCAGCACCATGATCAGCGCAGGACTTCCGCTGGTGCGCTCGCTGCGCTCGATCTCTCGGGATCACGAGGACAAGCGGCTCGGCCGCATCCTGGAACGGGTGTCCGACGACGTGCAGAAGGGCGACTCGCTGTCGACCGCGCTCGGAAAGCACCCCGGGGCATTCGACGAGGTGTTCGTGAGCCTCGTGAACACCGGCGAGGTTAGCGGAACCCTCGACACCATCATGGACCAGACCGCCAGCTACCTGGAGCGGGCCGAGACCCTGAGGCTCAAGGTCCAGGCGGCGCTCCGGTACCCCATGTTCGTGCTGGGGATCGCGGTGGCGATGCTGTTTCTGATGATCATCTGGGTGATCCCCAAGTTTTCGGTCATTTATTCGCAGTTCCGGGTACCGCTGCCGATTCCGACCCAGCTGGTCCTCGGGATGAGCCAGCTCGCGGTCCGCAATCTCCCCATCCTCCTCTTGCTCCTGCTGCTGGGCTGGGTGACCGTCTGGTACAATCTGCGTAAGGAAATGGGGCGCCTGTGGTGGGATCGGATCAAGTTCAGCATGCCGGTCTTCGGCCCTCTGATCCGCCTGTATGCCATCACGAAATTCGCTCGCACGCTCAGCATCCTGACCGGTAGCGGAACGCAGATCCTCTACTCTTTGAAAGTGATACGGCCGGTGCCCGGAAACAAGGTGCTGGAGCGTGGAATCGACCAGGTCCGTTCGAGGGTCGAAGAGGGTGATGCACTCGCCAAGGCCATGGCCGACACCGGGGTGTTTCCCGAGATGCTCGTCCAGATGACCGCGACGGGTGAGGAAACCGGGCAGCTCGACAACATGCTTTCTCGCACGGCGGACTTCTACGAGCAGCGGGTCACCACGCAGGTGGATGGCCTGAGTTCTCTGATCGAGCCGATCGCGATCGTGGTTTTGGGCGGCATGGTCGGACTCATGCTGCTGGCGCTGTACCTGCCGATCTTCAATCTCGGCCAGGCCATGCGTTCCGGCCTGCTGCAGCATTAG
- a CDS encoding prepilin-type N-terminal cleavage/methylation domain-containing protein → MRLKNQRGFTLMELMVVIVIVAILAAVAVPLYINYVRDAQRTEARGAIGAVITAEQTQFQRTGAYSADVFVRNPTPATQALNCDLTEALQNWDISVTAATPTDGFRVVATGVVGRPTAGLTVTYTYSRATPLPDPWEGT, encoded by the coding sequence ATGCGGCTCAAGAACCAGCGCGGCTTCACCCTGATGGAGTTGATGGTCGTCATTGTCATCGTCGCGATTCTCGCGGCGGTCGCGGTGCCGCTCTACATCAATTATGTCAGAGACGCACAGCGCACCGAGGCGCGGGGCGCCATCGGTGCAGTCATCACGGCGGAGCAGACCCAATTCCAGCGAACCGGCGCCTACTCCGCCGATGTGTTCGTTCGGAATCCGACTCCGGCGACTCAGGCGCTCAATTGCGACCTGACCGAAGCGCTGCAGAATTGGGACATCTCGGTCACTGCCGCAACCCCTACTGATGGATTCAGAGTCGTGGCGACGGGAGTCGTGGGGCGTCCGACCGCGGGCTTGACCGTGACCTACACGTATTCCAGGGCAACTCCTTTGCCCGATCCTTGGGAAGGCACCTAG
- a CDS encoding prepilin-type N-terminal cleavage/methylation domain-containing protein — MLVTQDMSSPDLIRRPCSSRPPDVCSGFTLTEVLVALLISVITVVGLAHTFGIGRGLIDRYATSRDALGAAERRIETLQMQAMQDSAANFTDLTPGSHGPIALTLNGRTAGVELWLIESIDDTADGISAADVDHNTDDYRLATVRIGWTQAAVTDTLRLTTILPSPQP, encoded by the coding sequence GTGCTCGTGACCCAAGACATGAGTTCTCCCGATCTCATCCGGCGGCCCTGCAGTTCACGGCCGCCGGATGTCTGTTCGGGGTTCACGCTCACCGAGGTTCTGGTCGCGTTGCTGATCAGCGTGATCACCGTGGTCGGGCTCGCTCACACGTTCGGAATCGGTCGCGGGCTGATCGATCGCTACGCGACCTCTCGCGACGCGCTCGGCGCCGCGGAGAGACGAATCGAGACCCTGCAGATGCAAGCCATGCAAGACAGCGCTGCCAATTTCACCGATCTCACGCCGGGCAGTCACGGCCCGATTGCATTGACGCTCAATGGTCGTACCGCAGGTGTCGAGTTGTGGCTCATCGAGTCGATCGACGATACAGCCGATGGAATCAGCGCAGCCGACGTCGATCACAACACCGACGACTATCGACTTGCGACGGTTCGAATCGGGTGGACCCAGGCGGCGGTCACGGACACCCTTCGACTCACCACGATTCTCCCCTCCCCTCAGCCATGA